A single Brucella intermedia LMG 3301 DNA region contains:
- the pth gene encoding aminoacyl-tRNA hydrolase produces MLLIAGLGNPGPKYAHNRHNIGFMAADEIFRRHRFSNWQKKFQAEIADGVIDGEKVLLIKPQTFMNLSGQSVGEAMRFYKLTPADLVVIYDELDLNPGKLRIKTGGGSGGHNGIKSIDSHMQSFPGGQNYRRMRLGIGHPGAKELVHNYVLGDFAKADNEWLDTLLGAVADNVAMLARGEDNSFMNRVALAMGDGNQRPNGFKADPAQLEKAPPEAKAKAQSHIRQARPNQKKPNIPESGPMADMLKRLFGKKD; encoded by the coding sequence ATGCTGCTCATTGCAGGTCTTGGCAATCCGGGCCCCAAATATGCGCATAACCGGCACAATATCGGTTTTATGGCGGCGGATGAAATATTCCGCCGCCATCGCTTTTCCAACTGGCAGAAGAAGTTTCAGGCCGAGATCGCCGATGGCGTGATCGATGGCGAAAAGGTGCTGCTCATCAAGCCGCAGACCTTCATGAACCTTTCCGGCCAGTCTGTCGGCGAGGCCATGCGCTTCTACAAGCTTACGCCTGCCGATCTCGTCGTGATCTATGACGAACTCGATCTCAATCCCGGCAAGCTGCGCATCAAGACCGGCGGCGGCTCCGGTGGCCATAACGGCATCAAGTCCATCGACTCCCATATGCAGTCCTTCCCCGGCGGCCAGAATTATCGCCGCATGCGGCTTGGCATCGGCCATCCCGGCGCGAAGGAACTCGTGCATAACTATGTTCTCGGCGATTTCGCCAAGGCCGACAATGAATGGCTGGATACGCTTCTGGGCGCTGTCGCCGATAATGTCGCCATGCTCGCCCGCGGCGAGGACAACAGTTTCATGAACCGCGTTGCGCTCGCCATGGGCGACGGCAATCAGCGTCCCAACGGTTTCAAGGCCGACCCCGCGCAGCTTGAAAAAGCCCCGCCTGAAGCAAAGGCAAAGGCGCAGAGCCATATCCGCCAGGCGCGGCCAAACCAGAAAAAGCCGAATATTCCCGAAAGCGGCCCGATGGCCGACATGCTCAAGCGGCTTTTCGGGAAAAAGGATTGA
- a CDS encoding ATP-binding protein yields MQVGIDMGSVAGSGSASAATLGGGKQAMLDLEELLATRLLVQGNSGSGKSHLLRRLLEQSAQWVQQCIVDPEGDFVTLADLYGHVVVDAARTEAELTRIAGRIRQHRVSVVLNLEGLDVEQQMRSAAAFLGGLFDAERDYWYPMLVVVDEAQLFAPAAAGEVSDEARKLSLGAMTNLMCRGRKRGLAGVIATQRLAKLAKNVAAEASNFLMGRTFLDIDMARAADLLGMERKQAEMFRDLQRGHFVALGPALSRRPLPIKIGKVETSARSSSPKLMPLPDAPEDALDLIFTPAPQEIRTAVRRAPPPPPPPSTAEILAQVAKPKPEAEPVEAPLFPGIVEAEREELLEKVMREIVDDPEASFRSVAVLYQDFLVRCRIHRVPGEPLALPAFRRRLAVAQASIESDVANGETWQQALILSESLTDDVQGVFLIVAQAAVTGAPCPSDAALARAYGTHSFSRARRLLTYFEERGLLVVRNDFKGMRIVNFPDLACETAPGDPNAPDDLTEEGAAAE; encoded by the coding sequence ATGCAGGTCGGTATCGACATGGGTTCTGTTGCTGGAAGCGGTTCTGCCTCGGCAGCGACGCTTGGCGGCGGCAAGCAGGCCATGCTTGATCTTGAGGAGCTTCTCGCCACGCGCCTGCTCGTGCAGGGCAATTCCGGCTCGGGCAAGTCGCATCTTCTGCGCCGCCTGCTGGAACAGAGCGCGCAATGGGTGCAGCAGTGCATCGTCGATCCCGAAGGGGATTTCGTCACGCTCGCCGATCTCTACGGCCATGTCGTCGTTGATGCCGCCCGCACCGAAGCCGAACTGACCCGCATTGCCGGACGCATCCGCCAGCATCGTGTTTCCGTCGTCCTCAATCTGGAAGGGCTGGACGTCGAGCAGCAGATGCGCTCGGCTGCGGCTTTTCTTGGCGGACTTTTCGATGCCGAACGCGATTATTGGTATCCGATGCTGGTCGTGGTGGATGAGGCGCAGCTTTTTGCGCCTGCCGCCGCCGGTGAAGTGTCGGATGAAGCGCGCAAGCTTTCGCTGGGCGCGATGACCAACCTCATGTGCCGTGGTCGAAAGCGCGGTCTTGCCGGGGTTATTGCGACGCAGCGACTGGCAAAGCTCGCCAAGAACGTCGCTGCCGAGGCCTCGAATTTTTTGATGGGGCGCACTTTTCTCGATATCGACATGGCGCGTGCCGCCGACCTTCTCGGCATGGAACGCAAACAAGCTGAAATGTTCCGCGATTTGCAGCGCGGGCATTTTGTGGCGCTTGGGCCCGCCCTGTCGCGCCGTCCATTGCCGATCAAGATCGGCAAGGTGGAAACATCGGCACGGTCTTCTTCGCCGAAACTGATGCCGCTTCCCGATGCGCCCGAAGATGCGCTCGATCTTATTTTCACGCCTGCGCCGCAGGAAATCCGCACCGCGGTTCGCAGGGCGCCGCCACCGCCACCGCCGCCATCGACGGCGGAAATCCTGGCTCAGGTGGCAAAACCCAAGCCGGAAGCCGAACCGGTCGAAGCGCCGCTTTTCCCCGGCATCGTGGAAGCCGAACGCGAAGAGCTTCTGGAAAAGGTGATGCGCGAGATCGTGGACGATCCGGAAGCCTCGTTCCGCTCGGTTGCCGTTCTCTATCAGGACTTTCTGGTGCGCTGCCGCATTCACCGCGTTCCGGGCGAACCGCTGGCCCTGCCTGCCTTCCGGCGCAGGCTGGCCGTGGCGCAAGCCAGCATTGAAAGCGATGTCGCCAATGGCGAGACATGGCAGCAGGCGCTTATCCTTTCGGAAAGCCTCACCGACGATGTGCAGGGCGTGTTCCTGATCGTGGCGCAGGCAGCGGTGACGGGTGCGCCTTGCCCGTCCGACGCGGCGCTGGCGCGGGCCTATGGCACGCATTCGTTCAGTCGTGCGCGGCGTCTCCTGACCTATTTCGAAGAGCGCGGGCTTCTGGTCGTGCGCAACGACTTCAAGGGAATGCGCATCGTCAATTTCCCCGATCTTGCCTGTGAGACCGCGCCGGGCGATCCGAATGCGCCGGATGATCTGACCGAAGAAGGTGCCGCAGCCGAGTAA
- a CDS encoding ribose-phosphate pyrophosphokinase has protein sequence MKLFAGNSNRVLAESVAQYLNIPLGKASVRRFADQEIFVEIQENVRGEDVFVLQSTSYPANDHLMELLIMIDAFRRSSARRITAVLPYFGYARQDRKPGPRTPISAKLVANLITEAGANRVLTLDLHAGQIQGFFDIPTDNLYAVPVIARDVKAHYATGNCMVVSPDVGGVVRARSLAKRIDAQLAIVDKRRERPGESEVMNVIGDVSGKDCLLFDDIVDSGGTLCNAAEALLNKGANSVTAYITHGVLSGGAVARIASSKLKELVITDSIQPTTAINDAPNIRVLSISDLIGEAIARTAAEESVSSLFD, from the coding sequence ATGAAACTTTTCGCAGGCAACTCCAACCGGGTTCTTGCCGAATCCGTTGCTCAATATCTCAACATTCCGCTCGGTAAGGCCAGCGTCCGTCGCTTCGCCGATCAGGAAATCTTCGTAGAGATTCAGGAAAACGTGCGCGGCGAAGACGTATTCGTTCTGCAATCGACCTCCTACCCGGCAAACGATCACCTGATGGAACTGCTCATCATGATCGACGCCTTCCGCCGTTCCTCGGCCCGTCGCATCACCGCAGTCCTGCCCTATTTCGGCTATGCCCGCCAGGACCGCAAGCCCGGCCCGCGCACGCCGATCTCCGCCAAGCTCGTCGCCAACCTCATCACCGAAGCCGGCGCCAACCGCGTCCTGACGCTTGATCTTCACGCCGGTCAGATCCAGGGCTTCTTCGATATCCCGACCGACAACCTCTACGCCGTTCCGGTCATCGCCCGCGATGTGAAGGCCCATTATGCCACCGGCAACTGCATGGTCGTATCGCCGGATGTCGGCGGCGTGGTGCGCGCCCGTTCGCTCGCAAAGCGCATCGACGCGCAGCTCGCCATCGTCGACAAGCGTCGTGAGCGCCCGGGTGAATCGGAAGTCATGAACGTCATCGGCGATGTTTCCGGCAAGGACTGCCTGCTGTTCGACGATATCGTCGATTCCGGCGGCACGCTCTGCAATGCAGCCGAGGCCCTGCTCAACAAGGGCGCCAACAGCGTCACCGCCTATATCACGCACGGCGTTCTGTCCGGCGGCGCGGTTGCGCGTATCGCCTCGTCCAAGCTGAAGGAACTGGTCATCACCGATTCCATCCAGCCGACCACCGCCATCAACGACGCGCCGAACATCCGCGTGCTGTCGATCTCGGACCTCATCGGCGAAGCCATTGCCCGCACGGCAGCGGAAGAGTCGGTTTCGAGCCTGTTCGACTAA
- a CDS encoding M24 family metallopeptidase produces MALHFEPEEFAARRDRLTLKMEEEKLDALLLFAQESMYWLTGYDTFGFCFFQCLVVKADGSMVLMTRSADLRQARHTSNIENIVVWTDRDNANPASDLRNILTELDLLGTRIGIEYQTHGLTGANARKLDEQLQSFAKLYDASGMVDRLRLLKSPAEIAYAKRAAELSDDALDAAIKLTKGGASEADILAAMMSANFAGDGDYPANEYIIGSGDDALLCRYKSGRRKLNKNDQLTLEWSGVFRHYHAPMMRTLIVGKPTTHHQELYAAAREALEAVEAAMTPASTFGDVFDAHARTMEAHGLTRHRLNACGYSVGARFTPSWMDPQMFYAGNPESIQPDMTLFAHMIIMDSDTQTAMTLGQTYLTTNGAAQPLSRHSLDMIVK; encoded by the coding sequence ATGGCCCTTCACTTCGAGCCGGAAGAATTCGCCGCACGTCGCGACCGTCTGACCTTGAAGATGGAGGAGGAGAAGCTGGATGCCCTTCTGCTGTTCGCACAGGAGAGCATGTACTGGCTGACCGGCTATGACACGTTCGGCTTCTGCTTCTTCCAGTGCCTCGTCGTGAAAGCCGACGGGTCCATGGTGCTGATGACGCGCTCCGCCGATCTCCGGCAGGCGCGTCATACGTCGAATATCGAGAATATCGTGGTCTGGACCGACCGCGACAATGCCAATCCGGCCTCGGACCTGCGCAACATCCTGACGGAACTGGACCTTCTCGGCACCCGGATCGGTATCGAATACCAGACGCACGGCCTCACCGGGGCCAATGCCCGCAAGCTGGACGAACAGTTGCAGAGCTTTGCCAAGCTTTACGATGCGTCCGGCATGGTGGATCGCCTGCGCCTGCTGAAAAGCCCTGCCGAAATCGCCTATGCCAAGCGCGCCGCGGAACTCAGCGACGATGCGCTTGATGCGGCGATCAAGCTGACCAAAGGAGGCGCGAGCGAGGCCGATATTCTGGCTGCGATGATGAGCGCCAATTTCGCGGGCGACGGCGATTATCCGGCGAACGAATATATCATCGGCTCGGGCGACGACGCCCTGCTCTGCCGCTATAAATCCGGCCGGCGCAAGCTGAACAAGAACGACCAGCTCACGCTCGAATGGTCGGGCGTCTTCCGGCACTACCATGCGCCGATGATGCGCACGCTGATCGTCGGCAAGCCGACCACGCACCATCAGGAGCTTTACGCCGCCGCGCGCGAGGCGCTGGAAGCCGTGGAAGCGGCGATGACGCCCGCCTCGACATTCGGCGACGTGTTCGATGCCCATGCGCGGACCATGGAGGCGCATGGCCTCACCCGCCACCGCCTCAATGCCTGCGGCTATTCGGTGGGCGCGCGCTTCACGCCGTCATGGATGGACCCGCAGATGTTCTATGCCGGAAATCCGGAGAGCATCCAGCCGGACATGACGCTTTTCGCGCATATGATCATCATGGATTCCGATACGCAGACCGCCATGACGCTGGGACAGACATATCTCACAACAAATGGGGCTGCTCAGCCATTATCCCGCCATTCTCTTGATATGATTGTCAAATGA
- a CDS encoding 50S ribosomal protein L25/general stress protein Ctc, producing MSETYVLKADLRTRVGKGSSRELRRNGQIPAVIYGDKQEPLAIAVSYKEIFYKIHGGGFKTTVATIEVDGKKIQVLPKDYQLDPVRDFPQHVDFLRVSAKSVVHVNVPVHFKNEEAAPGIKRGGVLNIVRHDVELIVPANAIPEALDVDLTGLEIGDSVHISAIKLPKGVTPAIQDRDFTIATIAAPAGLKSEEAASEGAAEEAKDAE from the coding sequence ATGAGCGAGACTTACGTGCTCAAGGCCGATCTGCGTACCCGGGTTGGTAAGGGGTCCTCCCGCGAACTGCGTCGCAACGGCCAGATTCCTGCAGTCATCTATGGCGACAAGCAGGAACCCCTCGCAATCGCCGTCTCCTACAAGGAGATCTTCTACAAGATTCATGGCGGTGGCTTTAAGACCACTGTTGCCACGATCGAAGTGGACGGCAAGAAGATTCAGGTCCTCCCGAAGGACTACCAGCTGGATCCGGTCCGTGACTTCCCGCAGCATGTCGACTTCCTGCGCGTTTCCGCGAAGTCGGTCGTCCATGTGAATGTTCCGGTCCACTTCAAGAACGAAGAAGCAGCTCCGGGCATCAAGCGCGGCGGCGTTCTCAACATCGTTCGTCACGACGTTGAACTGATCGTTCCGGCCAATGCAATTCCGGAAGCACTCGATGTCGACCTGACCGGCCTCGAAATCGGCGACTCCGTCCACATTTCGGCAATCAAGCTGCCGAAGGGCGTGACGCCTGCCATCCAGGATCGCGACTTCACCATCGCCACGATCGCTGCTCCTGCCGGCCTGAAGTCGGAAGAAGCTGCCTCGGAAGGCGCTGCGGAAGAAGCCAAGGACGCCGAGTAA
- the chrA gene encoding chromate efflux transporter: MTQPIKQPDFKELFATFGKIGLLSFGGPAAQIAMLQRVLVDEKKWMDQERLIHALNFCMLLPGPEAMQLATYSGWAVKGWRGGLLAGLLFVLPGAVVMLALSALYVAFGHVDVVAGLLFGLKAAVLAVVFEALYRMARRTLASGFSYCVAVAAFIAIALLKLPFPLVVLLAAVAGGLRHAIQGNSAATVLGQATPGALREFTQQTLIWGGLWLLPLIGLFLAFGGGHVFVQEAAFFSKLAAVTFGGAYAALSYTAQQAVEHFGWMKPGEMLTGLGLAETTPGPLILVLVFVGFVGAANLSSLPPLLGGFFGGLIALWFTFVPCFLWILAGAPFVERLRQVRWLSAMLGGITAAVVGVIANLALWFSLHVLFSKVVEKAVGPFTLPLPVWSTIDNAAVLIAGAAALLLVVFRMNMPLVLLLAACFGIALRLLF, translated from the coding sequence GTGACACAGCCAATAAAGCAGCCGGATTTCAAAGAACTTTTCGCGACATTCGGCAAGATCGGGCTTTTGTCCTTCGGCGGGCCGGCAGCCCAGATCGCCATGTTGCAGCGCGTTCTCGTGGATGAGAAGAAATGGATGGATCAGGAGCGGCTGATCCATGCGCTCAATTTCTGCATGTTGCTGCCGGGGCCGGAAGCCATGCAGCTTGCGACCTATTCCGGCTGGGCGGTGAAAGGCTGGCGCGGCGGCTTGCTGGCCGGGCTTTTGTTCGTGCTGCCCGGTGCGGTCGTCATGCTGGCATTGTCGGCGCTTTACGTCGCCTTCGGGCATGTCGATGTTGTGGCGGGATTGCTGTTCGGCCTCAAGGCTGCGGTGCTGGCCGTGGTCTTTGAGGCGCTCTATCGGATGGCCAGACGGACATTGGCGTCTGGGTTTTCCTATTGCGTGGCGGTCGCGGCATTCATTGCGATAGCGCTTTTGAAACTGCCATTTCCGCTCGTCGTGCTGCTGGCGGCTGTCGCCGGTGGCCTGCGCCATGCCATTCAGGGAAATAGTGCAGCAACAGTTCTGGGGCAGGCGACACCCGGTGCGCTGCGGGAATTCACGCAGCAGACACTGATCTGGGGCGGGCTGTGGCTTTTGCCGCTGATCGGGCTCTTCCTCGCCTTTGGCGGCGGGCATGTCTTCGTGCAGGAAGCCGCCTTCTTCTCGAAGCTTGCGGCGGTAACGTTCGGTGGCGCTTATGCGGCCCTTTCCTATACGGCGCAGCAGGCGGTCGAGCATTTCGGCTGGATGAAGCCCGGCGAGATGCTGACCGGGCTCGGTCTTGCCGAAACCACGCCGGGACCGCTGATCCTTGTGCTGGTATTCGTCGGCTTCGTGGGGGCGGCGAACCTTTCGAGCCTGCCGCCGCTGCTCGGCGGCTTTTTCGGCGGATTGATCGCGCTGTGGTTTACCTTCGTGCCCTGCTTTCTATGGATACTGGCAGGCGCGCCATTCGTGGAGCGGCTGCGTCAGGTGCGCTGGCTGTCGGCGATGCTGGGCGGGATCACGGCTGCGGTCGTGGGCGTAATTGCCAATCTGGCGCTGTGGTTCTCGCTGCATGTCCTGTTTTCAAAGGTCGTGGAGAAGGCGGTCGGTCCCTTCACGCTGCCGCTTCCGGTCTGGAGCACAATAGACAATGCCGCCGTCCTGATCGCAGGCGCGGCGGCATTGTTGCTTGTCGTCTTCAGGATGAACATGCCGCTCGTGCTGTTGCTGGCGGCATGTTTCGGGATCGCCCTCAGGCTGTTGTTTTAG
- a CDS encoding class I SAM-dependent methyltransferase: MPESSLKDRLKRLIAASGPISVADYMAACLGDREAGYYTTREPFGRDGDFITAPEVSQMFGELIGIWCVSEWDALGRPDNVVLCEIGPGRGTLMSDMLRTIGRLAPQMLGAARIAMVETSPRLVERQKEKLAGAGVKIDWFERFSDIADGPLILVTNELFDAIPFRQFVKVGGRFVERMIALDDKDEFHFVSGLGGIDPALLPQDHATAEEGAIFEAAPARTALMQEIASRIATTRGAALNIDYGHLESGFGDTLQAMLKHSFDDVFAHPGEADLTSHVDFDMLEKAARASNCKTGTMTQGEFLLAMGLIDRAGRLGAGKDAAFQEKIRQDVERLAAPDQMGTLFKVLAISDSDTKLIPFAVPR, translated from the coding sequence ATGCCTGAGTCATCGCTGAAAGACCGGCTGAAACGCCTGATCGCCGCCTCCGGGCCGATCAGCGTCGCCGATTACATGGCCGCCTGCCTCGGCGACCGCGAGGCTGGCTATTACACCACGCGAGAACCTTTCGGACGTGACGGCGATTTCATCACCGCACCGGAAGTGAGCCAGATGTTCGGCGAGCTGATCGGCATCTGGTGCGTCAGCGAATGGGATGCGCTGGGACGCCCGGACAATGTGGTGCTGTGCGAGATCGGCCCCGGTCGCGGCACGCTGATGAGCGACATGCTGCGCACCATCGGCAGGCTTGCCCCTCAAATGCTTGGCGCTGCCCGCATCGCCATGGTCGAAACCAGCCCGCGCCTTGTCGAAAGGCAAAAGGAAAAGCTGGCCGGTGCAGGCGTAAAAATCGACTGGTTCGAGCGCTTCTCCGACATAGCTGACGGACCGCTGATCCTCGTCACCAATGAACTCTTCGACGCCATTCCTTTTCGCCAGTTCGTCAAGGTGGGTGGCCGCTTTGTCGAACGGATGATTGCGCTCGACGACAAGGACGAATTTCACTTCGTCAGCGGTCTGGGCGGCATAGATCCGGCTCTCCTTCCGCAAGATCACGCCACGGCGGAGGAAGGTGCCATCTTCGAAGCGGCCCCGGCGCGCACGGCCCTGATGCAGGAAATCGCCAGTCGTATCGCCACAACACGCGGCGCGGCGCTCAACATCGATTACGGCCATCTGGAATCCGGTTTCGGCGATACGCTGCAAGCCATGCTGAAACACAGCTTTGACGATGTGTTCGCCCATCCGGGGGAAGCCGATCTTACCAGCCATGTCGATTTCGACATGCTGGAGAAGGCAGCACGCGCCAGCAACTGCAAGACCGGAACGATGACGCAGGGCGAGTTTCTGCTCGCAATGGGCCTGATTGATCGCGCCGGACGGCTGGGCGCGGGCAAGGATGCGGCATTTCAGGAAAAAATCCGGCAGGATGTCGAAAGACTGGCCGCGCCCGATCAGATGGGAACCTTGTTCAAGGTGCTGGCCATCAGCGATTCCGACACAAAGCTCATTCCTTTTGCAGTTCCACGTTAG
- the pgeF gene encoding peptidoglycan editing factor PgeF codes for MTDMPQPLRSPLLEKPVGQNGKRIAHGFFTRKGGVSDGIYTGLNVGSGSNDVPEKVAENRRRVAESLGVAPDHLMTVHQVHSPDVLHVTEPFGSPRPKADAMVTNVPGIAIGALSADCGPVLFADHEAGIIGSAHAGWRGAFGGVLENTIEAMIGLGAKRENIVAVLGPTIGPDNYEVGPEFYAEFIGRDPAYTAYFRPSDKADHKLFDLWTFITDRLTKAGVQAESLRQCTYADEERFYSYRRTTHRNEPDYGRQIAAIAIIEDTATQED; via the coding sequence ATGACCGACATGCCGCAACCGCTCCGTTCGCCTCTCCTTGAAAAGCCCGTAGGACAGAACGGGAAGCGGATTGCGCACGGCTTCTTCACCCGCAAGGGCGGCGTTTCCGATGGCATCTATACGGGCCTCAACGTCGGAAGCGGATCGAACGATGTACCGGAAAAGGTCGCGGAGAATCGCCGCCGCGTAGCCGAAAGCCTCGGCGTTGCGCCCGATCATCTCATGACCGTGCATCAGGTTCATTCGCCCGATGTCCTCCACGTCACCGAACCGTTCGGCAGCCCGCGCCCGAAGGCCGACGCCATGGTGACCAATGTTCCCGGCATCGCCATCGGTGCGCTTTCCGCCGATTGCGGGCCAGTGCTGTTTGCCGATCACGAAGCAGGAATCATCGGCTCTGCTCATGCGGGATGGCGCGGCGCTTTTGGCGGCGTGCTGGAAAACACCATCGAAGCCATGATCGGGCTCGGCGCGAAGCGCGAGAATATCGTGGCTGTTCTCGGCCCCACCATCGGCCCCGACAATTATGAGGTCGGACCGGAATTCTATGCCGAATTCATCGGCAGGGACCCGGCCTATACCGCCTATTTCCGCCCATCCGACAAGGCGGACCACAAGCTGTTCGACCTGTGGACGTTCATCACCGACCGCCTGACGAAGGCAGGTGTGCAGGCGGAATCGCTGCGCCAGTGCACCTATGCCGATGAGGAGCGGTTCTATTCCTACCGGCGCACCACCCATCGCAATGAACCCGATTACGGGCGCCAGATCGCAGCCATTGCCATCATAGAAGACACCGCCACCCAGGAAGATTAG